The following coding sequences are from one Eucalyptus grandis isolate ANBG69807.140 chromosome 11, ASM1654582v1, whole genome shotgun sequence window:
- the LOC104448075 gene encoding LOW QUALITY PROTEIN: protein DOWNSTREAM OF FLC (The sequence of the model RefSeq protein was modified relative to this genomic sequence to represent the inferred CDS: deleted 1 base in 1 codon) codes for MARLSVLLALCCLLPAIAVAARPARNPLTVTGKVYCDTCRAGFETPASTYIAGAKVKVECKDRTSMKLLYSQEATTDSTGTYKLFVSEDHQDQLCDAMLLSSPQLNCQKPAQGRDRARVILTRYNGIVSDTRYANNMGFEMDQPLAGCTQVLQQYQDFDV; via the exons ATGGCGAGGCTCTCCGTCCTGCTCGCCCTCTGCTGCCTGCTCCCGGCgatcgccgtcgccgcccggccCGCCAGGAACCCGCTCACCGTGACGGGGAAGGTCTACTGCGACACCTGCCGTGCCGGTTTCGAGACCCCCGCCTCCACCTACATCGCCG GTGCCAAGGTAAAAGTGGAATGCAAGGACAGGACCAGCATGAAGCTCCTGTATAGCCAGGAGGCGACCACCGACTCCACCGGAACCTACAAGCTGTTTGTCTCAGAGGACCACCAGGACCAGCTTTGCGATGCCATGCTCCTGAGCAGCCCGCAGCTCAATTGCCAGAAGCCGGCC CAGGGACGTGACCGTGCCCGTGTCATCCTCACCCGCTACAACGGGATCGTTTCCGACACCCGATATGCCAACAACATGGGATTCGAGATGGACCAGCCCTTGGCTGGCTGCACCCAGGTCCTTCAGCAATACCAGGACTTTGATGTCTAG
- the LOC104448076 gene encoding cucurbitadienol 11-hydroxylase isoform X1 yields MTDMSREKFLTEDSVAKLLFGLLFVSFDSLSTTLTLALMFLVENPKALLEITDEHEIIIKQREVSDSSITWEEYKSMPFTLHVIHESLRLGNISPGLLRRTKSDVEWNGYTIPAGWGVLISTSAFHLDPETYNDPTTFNPWRWKDGESDAMLKNFMPFGWGMKQCAGAEYARVFAATFLHVLVTKYRYIKVRRGEIRRNPILDLGEGLHIEVMKKQN; encoded by the exons ATGACAGATATGAGCAGAGAGAAATTCTTAACGGAGGATTCGGTGGCGAAGCTTTTGTTTGGGCTTCTTTTTGTCAGCTTCGATTCTCTTTCGACGACGTTGACATTAGCTCTAATGTTCCTTGTAGAGAATCCCAAAGCGTTGCTAGAAATCACC GACGAGCACGAGATCATAATAAAGCAAAGAGAAGTTTCGGACTCCTCGATCACGTGGGAAGAATACAAGTCGATGCCTTTCACTCTTCAT GTAATACATGAATCGCTAAGGTTGGGAAACATTTCACCTGGATTGTTGAGGAGGACAAAAAGCGATGTGGAATGGAACG GGTACACCATTCCCGCGGGCTGGGGAGTTTTGATATCCACTTCTGCTTTCCACTTGGATCCCGAGACATATAATGATCCCACCACGTTCAATCCGTGGCGCTGGAAG GACGGCGAATCGGATGCCATGCTGAAGAACTTCATGCCTTTTGGTTGGGGAATGAAACAATGTGCCGGAGCGGAGTACGCAAGAGTCTTCGCGGCGACTTTTCTGCACGTCTTGGTCACGAAATACAG ATATATAAAGGTCAGGAGAGGTGAAATTCGCCGAAATCCGATTCTAGATCTCGGGGAAGGCTTGCACATCGAGGTCATGAAAAAACAGAATTAG